ttcataaatatttctaataaatattcatgaataaattttacAGAAatagtactcaagactcaatttcgataccgtaactttcggttcattacatagggctcaacttgcccttacgtccgaacctcagaaccttcttccatggtgagacctctAGAAACatgaagtcccccacagaatactcaatctcacgtctcttcaaatcagcataagacttctgcCTATCAGAAGCTACTTTCAGACGATCCCTAATCAGTCGAACCTCATGCTCAGTCTCGAAAACCAGCTCAAGACCCAgaactcgtcgttcacccaactcaatccaatacaaaggagtaggacacttatgaccatacagtgcctcgtaaggtgccatctggatgctagactggaagctgttattataggcgaactcGGCTAACGGTAGATAGTCCTCCGAATTACCTCGAAAATCAACCACACAGCTcatcaacatatcctccagtatctgaatcaccctctcagattgaccatcggtctaaggatggaacgtagtactgaagtccaatctcaaaCCCAAAGCCTTATGTAACTTCTCCCAAAATCGAGacatgaagcgaggatccctatcagagataatagaaatcggtacctcatgcagtctcactatctcagaaatatAAAGCTTCGCCAGCTTCTGTAGAGAATAATTAGTACGAACCAGTATAAAGTGCactgacttggtcaatcgatccaagATGActcaaacagaatccttcttagtgggtgtcaaaggtaacccactaacgaagtccatcgtcacACGTTCCCACCTCCAAAGGGGAATCTTAATCAACTGCAGCAACCTTGATGGCgactggtgctcagccttaacctgctggcatgtcAAGCATCTAGGCACAAAATCGGTAACTTTCTGTTTCAGACTTGGCTACCAGTATAACTCACGAAAATCTCGATACATCTTACTCCCACCAAGATGCATAGCGTAGGGACTATTATGTGCCTCTCTCAGTATAgtctgcctcaaatcagaatCGTTCGGCATACATATCCAACCTTAGAAACACAACACACATTCagagttcaacccaaaatccgtaGTGCTACCACTCTCAATCTGTCGGTTCTGAAGACCTAAAGATTCATCCTTTAACTGTTTACCCTTACTCTGCTCCATCCATGTCGGCTTAACCTAAAGCTCGGCTaataagctaccatcatcaaataaactaaggcgagcaaacatcgcctttaaatcagtcatagctctacggctcaatgcatcagccaccacattggcctagCCAGGATGGTACTTGATggtacagtcgtaatccttaagcagctcgatgtaatgacccaaatttttacagttatcaaaaaagtgcattttcgggtctccgtttctgaaaaatagatttgtaaatatttattaaaaatatttacgaagttaagagagtaattaattaaagtttaatgaagcaaattagcttaaataaaggataattagataaaaggattaaattgaatgaagtgtgaaagtttaattataggataaaga
The Gossypium arboreum isolate Shixiya-1 chromosome 10, ASM2569848v2, whole genome shotgun sequence genome window above contains:
- the LOC128282035 gene encoding uncharacterized protein LOC128282035, with product MEQSKGKQLKDESLGLQNRQIESGSTTDFGLNSECPSLKQKVTDFVPRCLTCQQVKAEHQSPSRLLQLIKIPLWRWERVTMDFLGERRVLGLELVFETEHEVRLIRDRLKVASDRQKSYADLKRREIEYSVGDFMFLEVSPWKKVLRFGQKGKLSPRFIGPYEVIERIGPVAYRLALPPELQKMHDVFHVSMLRRYRSDPSHVITTENVEIRPDLSYEEEPVEILAREVKELRNKRIPLVKVLWRSHSVEEATWEPEETMRSQYPH